The Drosophila nasuta strain 15112-1781.00 chromosome 2L, ASM2355853v1, whole genome shotgun sequence genome window below encodes:
- the LOC132793554 gene encoding probable ATP-dependent RNA helicase DDX23, protein MVNDKKRRSRSRERYRDERNVAANDRDRERERERERERNRDRDRQREREREQRDRQFDNREKDRRQRRSRSREDRTRRVGRSPERQRPVRERSRERAARNGEPDKKTKLETTTKSEPTASVIKPEDEQVDESDGKIKKEPLSLEELLDKKKREEQARSKPVFLTKEQRAAEALKRRQEEVERMRAAQDAAREQMQAANSGSSKTIGAIATASAPPPAAMPPPQTTKSERRERGGDRGERGGGGDRERDRDSKRNEDLTHKDKEKELEAIRERYLGIVKKKRRVRRLNDRKFVFDWDAGEDTSIDYNNLYKERHHVQFFGRGNVAGIDIKEQKRTQSKFYGDLLEKRRTEAEKEQEKVRLKKMKRKEDKQKWDDRHWSEKDNDEMTERDWRIFREDYNITIKGGKIPNPIRSWNESGFPAEIIDIIDTVGYKEPTPIQRQAIPIGLQNRDIIGVAETGSGKTLAFLIPLLSWIQSLPKIERLEDVDQGPYAIIMAPTRELAQQIEEETTKFGQPLGIRTVVVVGGLSREEQGFRLRLGCEIVIATPGRLIDVLENRYLVLNQCTYIVLDEADRMIDMGFEPDVQKILEYMPVSNLKPDTEEAEDEKKLMENFYSKKKYRQTVMFTATMPPAVERLARSYLRRPATVYIGSVGKPTERTNQIVYMMGENDKRKKLMQILSAGIEPPVIIFVNQKKGADVLAKGLEKLGYNSCTLHGGKGQEQREYALAALKSGAKDILVATDVAGRGIDIKDVSLVINYDMAKSIEDYTHRIGRTGRAGKTGVAISFVTKDDSSLFYDLKQCVTASPVSVCPPELMNHPEAQHKPGTVVTKKRREEKIFA, encoded by the exons ATGGTAAATGATAAAAAGAGGCGTTCGCGATCACGCGAACGTTATCGGGATGAGCGTAACGTTGCTGCCAACGATAGGGACCGCGAGCGTGAACGGGAGCGAGAGCGGGAACGCAACCGGGACAGAGATAGGCAAAGGGAACGGGAGCGGGAGCAGCGCGATAGACAATTTGACAATCGCGAGAAGGACCGACGCCAACGACGCTCGCGCTCAAG AGAGGATCGCACTAGACGAGTTGGACGCTCGCCGGAGCGTCAGCGTCCAGTTCGTGAACGCTCGCGAGAGCGTGCAGCACGCAATGGAGAACCGGATAAGAAGACTAAGTTAGAGACGACCACAAAGAGCGAGCCGACAGCCAGCGTAATTAAACCAGAAGATGAGCAAGTGGATGAGAGCGATGGCAAGATCAAGAAGGAGCCGCTGTCGCTGGAGGAACTGCTGGACAAGAAGAAACGTGAGGAACAGGCGCGAAGCAAACCTGTGTTCCTCACCAAGGAGCAGCGTGCTGCGGAGGCCTTAAAACGCCGTCAGGAAGAAGTCGAACGAATGCGTGCCGCTCAAGATGCGGCCCGCGAACAGATGCAGGCAGCCAACAGTGGTAGCAGCAAGACAATTGGCGCTATTGCCACCGCATCGGCACCGCCGCCAGCTGCCATGCCGCCGCCCCAGACCACAAAGTCGGAGCGTCGTGAACGCGGTGGTGATCGAGGAGAACGTGGAGGCGGTGGGGATCGTGAACGTGATCGCGACAGCAAACGCAACGAGGATTTGACGCACAAGGACAAGGAGAAGGAGCTGGAAGCAATACGTGAACGTTATTTGGGCATTGTCAAGAAGAAGCGTCGCGTTCGTCGCCTCAATGATCGCAAATTCGTCTTTGACTGGGATGCGGGTGAGGACACCTCCATTGATTACAACAATCTGTACAAGGAGCGTCATCATGTGCAGTTCTTTGGCCGTGGCAATGTGGCCGGCATTGATATCAAGGAACAGAAGCGCACACAGAGTAAATTCTATGGCGATTTGCTGGAGAAGAGACGCACTGAGGCAGAAAAGGAGCAGGAGAAGGTGCGTCTCAAGAAGATGAAGCGCAAGGAAGACAAACAAAAGTGGGACGATCGTCACTGGTCCGAAAAGGACAACGACGAGATGACCGAACGCGATTGGCGTATCTTCCGCGAGGATTACAACATTACAATTAAGGGTGGCAAAATTCCCAATCCCATACGCAGCTGGAATGAGTCTGGCTTCCCCGCCGAGATTATCGATATCATCGACACCGTGGGCTACAAGGAACCGACGCCCATTCAGCGTCAGGCCATTCCCATTGGTCTGCAGAATCGTGACATTATTGGCGTCGCCGAAACGGGTTCTGGTAAAACGCTCGCTTTTCTTATACCGCTGCTGTCATGGATTCAGTCGCTCCCCAAAATCGAACGTCTCGAAGATGTGGACCAAGGCCCCTATGCCATCATCATGGCACCCACACGCGAGTTGGCGCAACAGATCGAGGAGGAAACGACAAAATTCGGTCAGCCTCTGGGCATACGCACCGTGGTCGTTGTGGGCGGCTTGTCCAGGGAGGAACAGGGATTCCGATTGCGACTGGGTTGCGAGATTGTCATCGCGACTCCTGGTCGTCTCATCGATGTGCTGGAGAATCGCTATCTGGTGTTGAATCAGTGCACCTACATTGTGCTTGACGAGGCAGATCGTATGATTGACATGGGTTTCGAGCCGGATGTGCAAAAGATTCTTGAATATATGCCAGTGTCCAATCTAAAACCGGATACAGAGGAGGCAGAGGATGAGAAGAAGCTGATGGAGAACTTTTACTCTAAGAAGAAGTACAGACAAACCGTGATGTTCACGGCAACGATGCCTCCAGCTGTGGAGCGTTTGGCACGCTCCTATTTGCGTCGCCCGGCTACGGTATACATCGGATCCGTGGGCAAGCCAACGGAGCGCACCAACCAGATCGTGTACATGATGGGCGAGAACGACAAACGCAAGAAGCTCATGCAGATTCTGTCGGCTGGCATCGAACCGCCCGTCATCATCTTTGTCAATCAAAAGAAGGGCGCCGATGTGCTGGCCAAGGGTCTGGAGAAGCTTGGCTACAATTCCTGCACATTGCACGGTGGCAAAGGCCAGGAGCAGCGTGAATATGCGCTGGCAGCCCTCAAATCCGGTGCCAAGGATATTTTGGTGGCCACTGATGTGGCTGGACGTGGTATTGACATCAAGGATGTCTCGCTGGTCATCAATTACGACATGGCTAAATCCATTGAAGATTATACGCATCGTATTGGCCGTACAGGACGTGCGGGCAAAACGGGTGTGGCCATTTCCTTTGTGACCAAGGACGACAGCAGTTTGTTCTACGATCTGAAGCAGTGCGTCACTGCAAGTCCTGTGTCCGTTTGCCCGCCCGAGCTCATGAATCATCCGGAGGCGCAGCATAAGCCCGGCACGGTGGTCACTAAAAAGCGACGAGAggagaaaatatttgcttaa
- the LOC132793636 gene encoding cysteine-rich protein 2-binding protein: protein MQKNRVVYGEMDATCSYCQNAIEDDNYLECKKCEQPVHIKCLPHASTPGDLLGDVFFDFTCIQCVRMEYTGGKEAPKERFVRQRIPWVLVLTLTLYNLSIKSKGLSHHGFFHWRTHIISFVDKNWNYIFEPRVRRRKQWTGSVSGALSHNSPQYFLSGINVCMEHGWWKLATPNLTPRRARAEFEQRTRERQQLRTDRRLPPMDENSCGSDLSVTDHHSDGQTTSLTPESSAERLQPPSEGCARAIPYMGRLPKFQTTAAPEVKVETPMQQTPQDIAEELSPNQQLSSVQASLMDFLAESLGGDDMSLFMQPPLIGSSGKGDFFMNEALLEAPSHTSSLFDLEPNFSLPPVENEVAQVKEEAMTMPPPLPPQLKVEQPDELKSRTSSDEIEEEVMEPEPQTEENDSYQPRIVQVTNYQAQQQQQQAPQIKQEQEEAIEEPDDKELEPQETNSLEHCKPSGFIRQTRRNWPWLQETETDRDGPLELSQQLTLISVYEEQQLHQQLHKIFALEQHCHIEIPAYVRRFYRKLCVRKWKREHNRTIFNLDEHIDPVARARLQLGKQQAQILDRYQLLEQGNPDIRSSFYARIVGNSEYELFESPYTKRVLHPFIYRSQKIAPPWLRLMCELQHRVNKTHPSRATIDFCYVRPQHIPAVNALLQNVFWPGIDVSECLSYPDYSVVALYKKLVIGCGFLVPDVGYNEAYISFMAVRHNWQRSGIASLMLYHLIQTCMSKDITLHVSASNSAVMLYQKFGFKIEEVILDFYDKYLSNDSKQSRNAFFLRLMR from the exons ATGCAAAAAAATCGCGTTGTTTATGGAGAAATGGATGCCACGTGTAGTTACTGCCAGAATGCCATTGAGGATGACAACTATCTGGAGTGCAAGAAATGCGAGCAACCTGTGCACATAAAATGCTTGCCACATGCGAGTACACCAGGTGACTTGCTTGGTGATGTCTTCTTCGATTTCACGTGCATCCAATGCGTGCGCATGGAATACACAGGTGGCAAAGAGGCGCCCAAGGAACGCTTTGTGCGTCAACGCATCCCTTGGGTGCTGGTATTGACGCTAACTCTCTACAATTTGTCCATCAAGTCAAAAGGTTTGAGCCATCACGGGTTCTTTCATTGGCGAACGCACATTATTAGTTTTGTGGACAAAAACTGGAACTACATATTTGAACCACGTGT TCGCCGTCGCAAGCAATGGACTGGCTCCGTCTCTGGGGCACTTTCGCACAACAGTCCACAATACTTTCTATCGGGCATAAATGTTTGCATGGAGCACGGCTGGTGGAAACTAGCCACTCCCAATCTAACTCCACGCAGAGCTCGAGCTGAGT TTGAGCAGCGAACAAGGGAGCGTCAACAGTTGCGCACAGATCGCCGCCTGCCGCCGATGGATGAAAACAGTTGTGGCAGCGATTTGTCTGTGACGGATCATCATAGCGATGGCCAAACAACAAGCCTGACGCCTGAGTCATCGGCTGAGCGATTGCAGCCCCCCAGCGAGGGTTGTGCGCGAGCCAT TCCCTACATGGGTCGTCTGCCCAAGTTTCAGACCACAGCAGCACCTGAAGTGAAAGTGGAGACACCGATGCAACAGACGCCGCAAGATATTGCAGAGGAATTGTCACCAAATCAACAACTTAGCAGCGTGCAAGCGAGTCTCATGGATTTCCTGGCCGAAAGTTTGGGTGGGGATGATATGAGTTTGTTCATGCAGCCACCATTAATTGGTTCCAGTGGCAAAGGAGATTTCTTTATGAACGAAGCGCTACTTGAGGCTCCGAGCCACACTTCGAGTTTGTTCGATTTAGAGCCTAACTTTAGTTTGCCGCCTGTAGAAAACGAAGTGGCTCAAGTGAAAGAAGAAGCCATGACAATGCCACCACCGCTGCCGCCACAACTAAAAGTCGAGCAGCCGGACGAACTCAAATCACGAACGAGCAGCGATGAAATCGAAGAGGAAGTCATGGAACCTGAGCCACAAACCGAGGAAAACGACAGCTATCAGCCACGTATTGTTCAAGTTACCAATTACCAggcccaacaacagcaacagcaagcacCGCAAATCAAGCAGGAGCAAGAGGAGGCTATTGAGGAGCCGGATGACAAGGAACTAGAACCACAGGAGACTAACAGCTTAGAGCACTGCAAACCCAGCGGATTCATTAGACAGACACGTCGCAATTGGCCCTGGCTGCAAGAGACTGAAACGGATCGCGATGGGCCGTTGGAGTTGTCACAACAACTTACATTGATCAGCGTCTATGAGGAGCAACAACTGCATCAACAGCTGCATAAAATCTTTGCGCTAGAGCAGCACTGTCACATTGAGATACCCGCCTATGTACGTCGCTTCTATCGCAAGCTTTGTGTGCGCAAATGGAAGCGGGAACACAATCGAACCATCTTCAATCTGGATGAACACATTGATCCTGTTGCGCGTGCTCGCTTACAACTGGGCAAACAACAGGCACAGATACTAGATCGCTATCAGCTGCTGGAGCAAGGTAATCCCGACATCCGAAGCTCCTTCTATGCTCGCATTGTGGGCAACTCGGAGTACGAACTCTTCGAGTCGCCGTACACAAAGCGTGTGCTGCATCCGTTCATCTATCGCAGCCAGAAGATTGCTCCACCCTGGCTGCGACTGATGTGCGAGCTGCAGCATCGCGTCAACAAAACCCACCCCAGCAGAGCCACTATCGACTTCTGCTATGTGCGGCCGCAGCATATTCCAGCAGTCAATGCGCTTCTCCAGAACGTCTTCTGGCCGGGCATCGATG TGAGTGAATGCCTTAGCTATCCGGACTACAGCGTGGTGGCGCTCTACAAGAAGCTGGTAATTGGCTGCGGCTTCCTTGTGCCCGATGTGGGCTACAACGAAGCCTACATCTCCTTCATGGCGGTTCGTCACAATTGGCAACGCAGCGGCATTGCTAGCTTGATGCTCTACCATCTTATACAGACATGCATGTCCAAGGATATAACTCTTCATGTGTCCGCCAGTAATTCAGCTGTCATGCTGTACCAGAAGTTTGGCTTCAAAATCGAAGAGGTTATACTGGACTTTTATGACAAATATTTGTCCAACGACTCCAAGCAAAGTCGCAATGCCTTCTTCTTACGCCTGATGCGTTGA